The window CCCTTGCGCCCTGAGCTCGGCCCGCCTGTCAGTCCTGACTTTGCTGATGCGCTCATGCAGAAATGGCGCGATAAGGCTCTCAGTATAAACTCCATTCAGGGCCTGGCAAAATTAAAGCTGGAAGCCCCTCTGAATAACATCAGTGCAAACCAGGTTCTCCTGGTTGAGAGGCCGGATCGACTGCGGGCAGAGACTCTCAGCCCTTTTGGAGTGCCCCTGCTTCTTCTGGTCGCCGATGGCGAAAAAATGGGTGCCTTGCTGCCGGCCCAAAACATTTACTATCAAGGGTCATCGAGCCCTGAGAATCTGGGCATGTTCGTAAACCTGCCTTTGGCGTTGTCTGATCTTGTCGGTGTTCTCTTGTATCAGCCCCAGATGATTGAATCCTGGAAAAAAGAAGCTTTCACACTCAAGACCGGCGGCTGGTTATTGATTCATAGCGGTACCTTAAAGCGGCAGGAATTTATTTTTAATGAAATGCAGGAGTTGATAGAGGTGTCATATTTCCAAGACAATAATCTGTTCCTGAAGGTTCAGTATGCAGAATTTTCTGAGTCGAAAAGCTCTTATCCGAAGCTGTTGACTCTGGAGATCCCTGAGAAATATGCAACGGTAAGCCTGGACTTTTCAGATGTAGAAACAAATGGTCAAATTCGCCCGGAGCTCTTTAAGGTCGCTCCCCCTGCAGGTGCACGTGTTGTGTATTTGCCCGATTGAAGAAAGTTTTCTGAGCAGGATTCACGTCTAACTCCTAAGGGGTGTTTGTGAGATATCTACTTATTTTTATTCTGTTATTCATGACCGTTGCCTGTGAGCAGCAAGAAGCTGTCATTCCTGCAGAAGGTGAGGCGGCAAAGCCGACCCATGGCGACACCTTTATCGAGGCGTCTATTGGCGAACCAAATAATCTTCTGCCGGTGCTTGCCTCCGACTCCGCCTCAAGTGATATCAACGGCAAGGTCTACAACGGCCTGATTCGTTACGATAAAAACCTGCAGCTGGAAGGTGAATTGGCAGAATCCTGGGAGATTTCTGAAGACAAACTCTCCTTTACCTTCCATCTGCGTAAAGATGTTACCTGGCATGACGGCGCCCCTTTTACCAGTGCCGATGTCCTCTTTACTTACCAACTTTATATCAACCCGGATGTGCCGACCTCCTATGCTGAAGACTTCCTGCAGGTTGCCAAGGCTGAAGCCCCCGATCCCTACACTTTTCGAGTGACTTACGAAAAACCCTATGCTCCGGCTCTGGAAAGCTGGGGAACATCGATTCATCCCAAGCATCTGCTTGAAGGCGAAGAGATTACCAAGAGCCCTCTCTCACGTAGCCCGATAGGCACCGGACCGTACAAGTTCGTCAAGTGGGATGCCGGAGAGAAGGTGGTGTTACTTGCCAACCCCGACTACTTTGAAGGCCAGCCCTATCTCCATCGTATCGTCTATCGTGTTATTCCTGATTCTTCGACCCAGTTCCTTGAATTACAATCCGGTGGCCTGGATTACATGGGGCTGACACCGATTCAGTACAGTACTCAGACCGACACTCCGGCGTTTAAACGCAAATTTAACA of the Deltaproteobacteria bacterium IMCC39524 genome contains:
- a CDS encoding DUF4292 domain-containing protein, whose amino-acid sequence is MKNLKLLLTRCDRLILPRRVLLPALTLLVIFLASCVPLRPELGPPVSPDFADALMQKWRDKALSINSIQGLAKLKLEAPLNNISANQVLLVERPDRLRAETLSPFGVPLLLLVADGEKMGALLPAQNIYYQGSSSPENLGMFVNLPLALSDLVGVLLYQPQMIESWKKEAFTLKTGGWLLIHSGTLKRQEFIFNEMQELIEVSYFQDNNLFLKVQYAEFSESKSSYPKLLTLEIPEKYATVSLDFSDVETNGQIRPELFKVAPPAGARVVYLPD